In Triticum urartu cultivar G1812 chromosome 6, Tu2.1, whole genome shotgun sequence, the following proteins share a genomic window:
- the LOC125514425 gene encoding transmembrane 9 superfamily member 12-like: MAKGWIFSALLVLFLVMAPACEAFYLPGSYMHTYRQGEEIGAKVNSLTSIETELPFSYYSLPYCRPKGGIKKSAENLGELLMGDQIDNSPYRFHVNVNESLYLCTTSPLDEDDVKLLKQRSQDLYQVNMILDNLPVRRFTEQNGMTIQWTGYPVGYTPEGTSDVYIINHLKFKVLVHKYEGGKVRVVGTGEGMEVISESDTDTDAKSGYEIVGFEVVPCSVKRDPEAMSKLTMYEKVDSVSCPVELEKSQMIREKEQITFTYEVEFVNSDIRWPSRWDAYLKMEGAKIHWFSIMNSLMVILFLAGIVFVILLRTVRRDLTRYEELDKESQAQMNEELSGWKLVVGDVFREPTSPKLFCVMIGDGVQILGMAIVTIFFATFGFMSPASRGMLLTGMIFLYMLLGILAGYAAVRLWRTVKGASEGWRSVSWSTACFFPGIVFIVLTVLNFMLWSRNSTGALPISLFFTLLSLWFCISVPLTLLGGFLGTRAEPIEFPVRTNQIPREIPSKNYSWLLIFGAGTLPFGTLFIELFFILSSIWLGRFYYVFGFLLVVLLLLVVVCAEVSVVLTYMHLCAEDWRWWWKAFFASGAVAFYVFLYSINYLVFDLRSLSGPVSATLYIGYAFIVSLAIMLATGTVGFLTSFSFVHYLFSNVKID, from the coding sequence ATGGCCAAGGGCTGGATATTCTCTGCTTTGCTGGTGCTGTTTCTTGTGATGGCTCCTGCTTGTGAGGCGTTCTACTTGCCAGGTAGTTACATGCACACGTACCGGCAAGGCGAGGAGATAGGAGCAAAGGTGAACTCGCTCACATCCATCGAGACAGAACTGCCTTTCAGCTACTACAGCCTCCCATACTGCCGTCCTAAGGGTGGGATAAAGAAGAGTGCTGAAAATCTGGGGGAGCTCCTTATGGGTGACCAGATTGATAATTCCCCTTACCGTTTCCATGTCAATGTCAATGAATCGCTCTACCTGTGTACCACGAGCCCACTTGATGAGGATGATGTGAAGCTCCTCAAGCAGCGAAGCCAGGACCTCTACCAGGTGAACATGATTCTTGACAATCTTCCTGTGAGGAGGTTTACCGAGCAGAATGGAATGACCATTCAGTGGACAGGCTATCCAGTTGGTTATACCCCAGAAGGTACCTCCGATGTCTACATCATTAATCACCTGAAATTTAAAGTCTTGGTCCATAAATATGAAGGAGGTAAAGTGAGGGTCGTTGGAACTGGGGAAGGAATGGAAGTGATCTCAGAATCTGACACTGACACTGATGCCAAGTCTGGGTATGAGATAGTGGGATTTGAGGTTGTCCCATGCAGTGTGAAGCGTGATCCTGAAGCCATGTCGAAGCTTACGATGTATGAAAAGGTTGATTCTGTGAGCTGCCCTGTGGAGTTGGAGAAATCTCAAATGATCAGGGAGAAGGAGCAGATTACTTTTACATACGAGGTTGAATTTGTAAACAGTGACATCAGATGGCCATCACGGTGGGATGCATACCTGAAGATGGAGGGTGCGAAAATTCACTGGTTCTCAATTATGAACTCGTTGATGGTAATACTGTTCTTGGCTGGCATTGTTTTTGTCATATTATTGCGGACAGTGAGGAGGGACTTGACTAGATATGAGGAGCTGGATAAGGAGTCCCAAGCTCAGATGAATGAGGAGCTCTCTGGGTGGAAGCTGGTTGTTGGAGATGTTTTCAGAGAGCCAACCTCACCAAAGCTGTTCTGTGTTATGATTGGTGACGGAGTACAAATTCTGGGTATGGCGATTGTCACCATTTTCTTTGCCACCTTTGGATTCATGTCTCCTGCGTCTAGAGGAATGCTGTTAACAGGGATGATATTCCTTTATATGCTACTTGGAATTTTGGCCGGATATGCTGCTGTCAGGCTCTGGAGGACTGTAAAAGGAGCTTCTGAGGGATGGAGGTCTGTCTCCTGGTCAACTGCCTGTTTCTTCCCTGGCATTGTCTTCATTGTCCTCACTGTATTGAACTTCATGCTGTGGTCAAGAAATAGTACTGGAGCCCTTCCCATTTCACTTTTCTTCACTCTTCTCTCCTTGTGGTTCTGTATCTCGGTGCCACTTACCCTTCTAGGTGGTTTCCTTGGAACAAGGGCTGAGCCAATTGAATTCCCCGTTCGAACCAATCAAATACCAAGAGAAATCCCTTCAAAGAATTACTCATGGCTCCTCATATTTGGTGCTGGAACTCTACCTTTCGGAACACTCTTCATTGAGCTCTTCTTCATTCTCTCAAGCATCTGGCTCGGAAGGTTCTATTATGTGTTTGGGTTCCTCCTTGTTGTGCTCCTTCTGCTGGTTGTGGTATGCGCTGAGGTATCTGTTGTTCTTACGTACATGCACCTCTGTGCTGAGGACTGGAGGTGGTGGTGGAAAGCTTTCTTTGCCTCTGGAGCAGTGGCATTTTATGTGTTCCTCTACTCTATCAACTACTTGGTGTTTGATCTGAGAAGCTTGAGTGGGCCAGTTTCTGCTACGCTCTATATTGGATACGCTTTCATTGTCTCTCTTGCCATCATGCTAGCTACTGGGACTGTTGGGTTCCTGACATCATTCTCTTTTGTTCACTACCTTTTCTCGAATGTCAAGATTGATTGA